cgatgttttaaacgggtagtattatagtcaacttaacagctgatttgtgatgaataattctatagtctgatttttactctaatattggcgtatgaaggaggctcctttttccttttatattatccttgaaatgcaaaatttccaaaaaccttgtttatacgtcgacgcgcaatttaaatggaagatacctgtcaaatttcatgaaaatctattaccgcgttttgccgtaaatgcgcaacatataaacatttaaacatatagacattaataaaagagaaatgccaaaccgtcgacttgaatattcgacctcacttcgctcggtcattagaacttttctgttttgaaatgtttggactgaaaattggacctgaattcagtTATGGAAAAAActctactttttgaaatatttatagtgtataaatcaaaattcggggaagaaagagttttgggctgtgccccgatattagctattataatttacaacCACACTCAAACTTGCATTTGCAGGCATAGCCTATTCATCTCTACTCTATATAGATAATTCACTccaaatgaaatttttaaaaaaattaaggtaccccaatatttctatacgtttcaaggtcccctgagtccagaaaagtccaacaattttgatcaaattcatacctaaaatagtcattgataagctatatcaactggcacaagtccaatatctgtaaaatttcaggagctccgccccatctatgcaaagtttgattttagattcccaacaataatgctctaaagacatttaCATGGTCTAAAGACATGACACAGCAATTGCTGTGTTTCGAATAatttgtgctgtcttcggtgttcatgattaattgatttttagtaaattatttattttgcagttgtaaatttatctttaaataaaatgccgcatcgcgcctcctcaggtgtgcatccagctaaagtttgtcatatcagatgcattaaactattagGCGGTAaaaagttcgccgggccagctagtcataaataaaactaaagattattgtctgtttagggattaaatatttatataatatcctattatattgagagagcaattcctgtatattcttttatatttggttatttaaaTGGTTGTTTAtttccaacggatctcgaaaacggctctaacgattttcacgaaatttggaacagacagtagttttatgatataaaattcgattgcactaggtctcatccctgggaaaactcgctggaggacatGTAAAGGataatgataattcattatttgaaagatgataatttcgtcgtctgtcgataacagaagatgcgagtgcctttgtggaagagagacagaattatgttcagttgttgaactatttgcaatcaaacagcttatctcacgagaaaaattatctagaattttaatcgacttgataaaaaaaaaatctgatttgttgacatgacatggtattatcattctaaattagagtatatcataatttcaaagtaatcattatttttcagtttcaagtgattagtgagtgttattttttgttattgttattcaattcgtttgtaaacaatctaaactagtagttctccgaacagtagacctcgcgcagttataaaccgcagcctcctcttatatactgtccatcagagtaaatcctgtctgtatgtcgtgtcggcgagatataggtgtgaaaacggctaatggctgttggggttggtgtatcaaaaatgctcaCATCAAAAGCTTATcttcttcaagacatactggcaacaggacagcccaagttcaaccCGGTGCCTCCctaattatactagtagttctgtgaacagtagacctcgcgctcattgacctgttgttatgttttctcaaaattaaaaaataatttatcaatttaaaatgtctagaaaaaatcccaaataaacataaagctttctgtcctatcgtaccgtgacgtgtcgtcccggaatgtgagtatgagcgctgttatcaggtctggctgcaactgtctataacgttgatggagagatacattttaaagatgttcgatgtttttgaacgggtagtattatagtccacttgacagctgatttatgatgaataattctatagtctgatttttactctaatattggcgtatgaaggaggctccttttccttttatattatccttgaaatgcgaaatttccactaaccttgtatatacgtcgacgcgcaatttaaaaaggaacatacctgtcaaatttcatgaaaatctattaccgcgtttcgccgtaaatgcgcaacatataaacatttaaacatttaaacattaagagaaatgccaaaccgtcgacttgaatcttagacctcacttcgctcggtcaattattttccTATACGGTAGTTCACCGCCgcttttcaaattaaaatcagtaacttatattgataaactactttaaaaaaataaaatagcaaATGGAGTTCTTGAGTATCTCAGAGCAAGTTGAGAATGGCTCCGTGAATTCACCAGATACGTTACTTGCTTATTACTCCAGGGTAGGCTATAGTGTTGATATAGAACAGGTAACTGCACTCCGTAGGTACTCTCATGGTTGGAGGGGAAGGGTTCCATGAAtgtattaatttaatcaatttaaaaaatctggtgtggcgcactcacacaactttccttgccgttaagaaaattgatcacctgacgctagtgttcccgcgcatctcaagtctactactattcaaagatttgagccagctggtgacagtacaataacgctggaaacacacgaggtctgctatctcttcatagtgaatgatttaatagaatcaacaataatttgcaattgaataatcacattttctcgaattaaagcttattttcaattttaggtgaaaatgttactgacattaattgtagagattttcatgctcaatcttttccacttaaaaatttttgtttaaattgtatctgatgcctgataattgggaatataaTATCTAACTTTCcatagatgggacggagctcctgaaatttttacagatatgggacttattatgacagttgatagagcttattaatgactaatttaggaatgaatttgatcaaaatcgttggagccgttttcgagaaaatcgcgaaaaaccatgtttttgacaacattttcgccattttaaccgccatctttaattgaatttgatcgtaattgttcgtgtcggatcctattgtaaggaccttaagttccaaatttcgagtcattccgttaattgggagatgagatatcgtttacacagacgcacatacactcatacacacacacacacacacacacacacacacacacaacacacacacacacacacacacacacacacacacacacaccacacacacacacacacacaccacacacacacacacacacacaccaacacacacacacacacacacacacacacacacacacacacacacacacacacacacacacacacacacacacaccacacacacacacacacacacacacacacacacacacacacacacacacacacacacacaccacacacacacacaccacacaccacacacaccacaccacacacacacacaccacacacacacacacacacacttttttatggtaatagggcaaggaaagtaaaatgtgacaagtttttgaaaaattaaaactcagtactcattaaaGATACAGAGTTCGTGAAtatctaattttattcaaaatttgattatctAAAAGAAGGGAAGGAGTGTATTTTTCTGTCCAAAGGCTGGTTTTGGCGGAAATCACTAAAAACtggaaaaggaagaaagaactcAAGGTTTTGAAGCACTCTGTATTTAGCACAAGggaattattgatgaaaataatggttCTTAACTCCTTTCATGTACGTTATCCGAAACATaactaaaatatatttattctttattgactgaacaatttataattaatataggAAACGAGAGAGAAACTACCGTACAGGTAGAcctattcattcaatttgaaaagttttgataaaataatattaggcATATACAGCTTCTGTCTATTATTTGAGTGGATGAATGAATAGATCAGCTGAAAGCATTCATATATAGGTATAGTAGGTACATGCTATTTTATACGGTTTTTCTTTTCTATGATTTCATCTACTGATGACTATTTTCTCTTATAGAAAACAGTTCAAGATTTGAAGCAATACggtatatttttttaattgggaGTTTAATTGATTTATCTTGAGATATTTGCagttctttcaaaaatattttcaatttacgttaaaattggataagaaCTAAATTTTTAGGATCAAAAGTTGGGTAAActaacaaaattaatttatcatgGATGGGAGTCGCTCGGGTAAGGtggaatacattttttaatttatagagTTTAAGTATAAAGATAGTATTGCTAGACTGAaacaaatttgttgaaattttttgaagtaggcctatagttttaattttgacaaaagGCTCAAGTAAATATAATAAtgctttcaaaatttatttaacCGTAGCCTACAAGTTGTTTAAaattaggcccggttgcacaagagccggttaaattttaaccatgactaattcacgagaatcaatcagagaatgccttttagaaaagacggcttctctgattagttctcgtgaaattaatcacggttaaaatttgaccggcttttgtgcaaccggcaccaagtgTTCAGGAAGCATCTTCCAAACTCTCAGACTGATTCCTTACACTAAAATATTGAGAAATGTTCTTATAAACATTGGTCCGGAAATCCTTTGTTACAGAGACAAAGATGATATATTGCAACTTCTTCAGATTTATAATAGTTATGTTGAGGGCTTGATGAGGGGACTAAAGGTGGATACCCACATATCAGTGTCAGAGTGGAACATGAATCTTTCTTCTCTATTTCCTGTCCTTGTTATTTCTTGTAGTGTCCTAGCTATCCTTACATTGATTAGTATCTCCTAATTTATCGATCTTCTTTACCAATATATCAGATATTATAgaccattataatataattataattaatataaatataaaccaTATATTATGAAGTATATACCATTATAAATATATCAGAATATTGTACAGTAAGGTCTGTggaaaaaatgcaaaataaaattcaaatttaagttGTACACTTGTATATAGACCTATGATATACtatattcataataaactaTTCTTATCATGTTGCTATTTATTTTTGGTTTCAGAAAGCATTGGAACACCAGTAATAAGTGATTCCAGTACAACTAGCCCAGCAAAAAATAGAAAcattcaagaaaacttcaaaCTAACTTTCTACCCAGATCAAGCCAGTGTGGAAGACAGAGAAAAAATGCAAAAAATATGGAATCGGATAGAATCTGagtcgaaatttgaaaaaatggatGTTGATGTCTTCACATCCAACAAAAGAAAAGTGGATGAGAAGTCCGTCAAAAATGACTCCAAGATTGCGAAAGAAGTGGCTGATAATTTTAAAGgtcttaaaattaattaatttttaatatcttaatttattaattttatcccTTATTGGAAGGGATTGAACAGGATGCGAAGAGGGCATGGTGTATGTGGGGACAGTCTGCATAAATAGGGGATCATTCCATCACCTGAATGTGACTGGGGAGCTCCAAAGCAAACTTTGAAACATATTGCTGAGGTCTGTCCTGTCAGGTTACAGGTTATATCCCCATGCTGTTGAGGATTTTGTAAATGCTGCACCAACAGCTCTTGAATGGCTGGCTGATTTGGACTTAGCTTTATAAATGTCTATTTTAAATGTCCAGTTTAAATCTTTTTAAATgtctagttttattttttaatattatgttataataataatatcgtgtgacctggctggctcaggtctggtgtcagagttttcaggttgcgATACATGagctaacgactgctttttaggcagccgggaacgacggcttaacgtgtccatccgaaaatattatgttatcaaaACTACTGGTTCTCTCCATGTGCATAGTTTATATATTTTGactttttaatttaatgacaatcaattattataattgagcaCATAATTCATATTTGAGAGGTAAATGTGTCAAAATGCCATACgttttataagtttatatattaattttaaagggctTAATTTTAAATGGTTATAACTATATGGTAATAACTGATATAGAGGAGACCTATGATTTTGTATAgacttattcataatataaatgtaatattattcaaaatgtttgggcacaaaaaaaatgttttagaaTCAATTCATGATGAAATATGGTAGGCTATTGTAGTTTATAAAACTTCAGTCTTCCCTATATTGCTACCGGTACTACAATTAATGAGCTCTTCCAGAGCTCAAGCATTAGCTTTTCTGGGAGAgcccattatttcaatattaaaataaaagaaaacattcgttgaatatgttttttaattagttataacattataagaatgtttttgtttcacttgtttgtaaaaaaaagaatggcaataaattgatttgatttggattattattgaaattaaaaaaaaccattcaaataaacataatgCGAGATGATGGAACATGGAAAGAGTACTAGTGGATTTTTAACTATTATCAATACTAGAATAACTTTAATAAAGTATAactgtataatataaataaaaggtaatgattatataaatatcttaccgtatactataatattatatgctACAGATAAGACACTTGCTTAGAGCTATGCTTCCTTCCACAATCTTCCATCCTTGTTTGTCTGAGGGAGGAAAAGCGTAGCTTCAGAAATATCTCTATAAATCAATGTAAGCTTTATTAGTGTTAGTTCAATAAAGCAAGAGTGTTCTCTGTCTTTATTTGTCATATGATATGATATTAAATCTAAAATTTTGTTAAACTGCATAGAAaggtatctatatatatataaagcgaaatggcactcactcactgactgactgactgactcactcactcactcgctaactaaaaatctaccggaccaaaaacgttcaaatttggtaggtatgttcagttggtcctttagaggcgcactaagaaatattttggcaatattttaactctaagggttgtttttaagggtttaaagttcgtcttttagcatgtatattcttcttctcccaatctcttaattataattgaaattttccttatcatattatgttactatagaactataatctagatagagtacctcttcgaaacagttttgtaactggcaactaaattaataattttgtcaggttggcattaagttgagttgactttgttaggttggcaccaagttgaagattaaattaAAAGATTTATCGCGGCaaaatgattgggcactgctacttcaatcctgggaatattatttactagccgtcaggctcacttcgctcgccatatccgtttagtctggaccccgactggatgtcctaacatatgatgaaaatgctgaaatgaaaaatgcaggcgagcgaagcgagcctgctgatctaattcttggacgatccagtcggtggtccagggggcggagcccctggctagacggatatggcgagcgaagcgagcctgacggctagtcactaatataattattatagtcaaGTATATATAAACGCTtataaacaattcaatttttttcgctTTCAATTTCCGCCTTTTTCGCTTTCAAACTCTCTATCTTTTGCTCACCTTCTCTTGTTTTACCAGATGAAGACAAACAAAGCAATGAAA
Above is a window of Nilaparvata lugens isolate BPH chromosome 4, ASM1435652v1, whole genome shotgun sequence DNA encoding:
- the LOC111047314 gene encoding uncharacterized protein LOC111047314, giving the protein MDGSRSESIGTPVISDSSTTSPAKNRNIQENFKLTFYPDQASVEDREKMQKIWNRIESESKFEKMDVDVFTSNKRKVDEKSVKNDSKIAKEVADNFKDEDKQSNETVTNCKEKAPEISPGIALELLNHFRELHITEACVSSYHDK